Part of the Catalinimonas alkaloidigena genome is shown below.
AATACCCAACAGCAGGATTTGGGTCAATTTTATGACGAACTCATTGGGCCCAATGGCCAGGTTCGTCCTCAGTGGGAGAAAATTGCTGCATCCTTTTATACCCTGGGACCAGCTCAACTGAAGCAGAAAGCAGCTGAAGTAGCGCAACTTCTGAGAGAGAACGGGGTAACCTATAATACTTATGGCGACCCAGATGGGATGAACCGTCCCTGGAATCTGGACCCCATTCCCATGGTTTTCAGCACCCAGGAATGGGAGTTTATTGAAAGAGGTATTAAGCAGAGGGCAACCCTCCTGAACTTAATACTCAAAGACTTGTATGGACCGAAAAAATTAATTCAAGAGGGCTTTCTCCCTCTTGAATTAATTTACAGGCACGGTGGATTTCTTAGGCAGGTAGACAAACCGGATGAAGATAAAGACCTCCTGATCAATTATGCAGTTGACCTTGCCAGAGGGCCCGAGGGCAAACTCTGGGTTTTGCATGACCGTACCGACACTCCTTCGGGAATTGGGTATGCCCTGGAAAACCGGGCCGCCATGACGCGGGTATTTCCTGCTTTGGTGAGGGACAATAAAGTCCAAAAAATCACACCTTACTTTCAGGTGTTCAAAAATACCTTAAGCACCCTCTCTTCAGGTGGAGGTGAAAATCCTCGTATCGTATTGTTATCATCGGGGCCCGCTTACCGTACCTATTTTGAGCACGCATACCTTTCTTCTTTTTTAGGTTTTACCCTGGCGTTAGGGGCAGACCTTACCATGAGCAATGGCAATATCTGGCTGAAAACATTGGATGGCCTCAAGAAGGTAGATGTCTTACTGAGAAGGGTAAATGATATTTATTGTGATCCTCTGGAGTTTGATGCCAGCTCAACCATCGGCATAGTTGGCTTGATGGAGGCTGTACGCCAGGGAAAGGTAGCAGTGGCGAATCCGCTGGGCACAAGAATACTGGAAAACCCTGCGATTATGGCATACCTTCCCCAAATATGCCGTCACTTATTAGGAGAAGATCTTCTCATTCCATCGGTATCTACCTGGTGGTGTGGCCAGGAGGATGCAAGGCAGCATGTGTTTGACAATATGCATCAGCTCATTATTAAAAATGTGTATCGGGATGAGCGTAATGCCCCCTACATAGGGGCTGAGTTGAGTGAAGAAGAAGCTTTGAAACTCAAAAAAGAGATTAGTCAGAACCCATGTTTGTATGTGGCCCAGAATATGGTCAACTTTTCTACAACACCCACCCTAATTCACGGCAATTTGGAAGCCCGTAATGCTGTGCTGAGAAGTTTTGCTGTCAGGGATACAGCGAATGAGGAGTATGTAGTCATGCCGGGAGGTTTAGCCCGAAGCTCTTCTAAAAAGGGTGTTTTTGTGCTTTCTCGTCAGTCCGGAGGAATCAGTAAGGATGTGTGGGTAGTGGGTTCCAAAGTTCCTGAAAAGATTACAGTAAGTACCAATCATGATGTAAGACAACAAGAAGTACTACTACCCAGCCGTACCGGAGAGCATCTTTTCTGGATGGGCAGGTATCTGGAGCGTTCTCTAAGTACCATCAGGCTTTTCAGGATTATCCTCAAAAAATTCAATGAGTCAGATAATGAACAAAGCGTAGAGAAGGATGACACCCTTAGCACGCTGCTCACCACACTCACTACATTGACCGGTACACAACCTGGTTTCAATGAACATAAGACCTTAGTCAACCCGGAGAAGGAATTGATAGATGTAGCCTCTAATCCCAAGCGTGTGGGCTCTCTCTCTCAGTCATTGGAGTTATTCTTATCCAATGGTTATTCAGTGCGGGACAGGCTAAGCCTGGACACCTGGAGGATTTTGGATAAAATATCTTTCCTGGATAGAAAACTGAAAAAAGATGATGTGAATCTGGGAAGTATTTATCACCGTCTGGATGACCTGATTGTGCACCTTATGGCTTTCAATGGACTTAACCTGGATAATATGACGCGTGAGCCTTCATGGAGGCTCCTTAACATCGGGCGAGCCATTGAAACTTCCATCCGAACCAGCCTGATGTTACAGAATACGCTGACCATAAAAAGTGATGAGGAAAAGGAAAAAGCTATTATGGAATTGGTACTAATGGCTAATGAAAGCCTGGTAACTTATCGCTATCAATATCGCTCAACACTGGAGCTTTCGGCAGTGCTAAGATTATTGATTACTGAGGAAAGGAACCCTAAGTCAATTGCGTATCAAATTGCCAGTATAGAAGAGCATTTAGCCAATATGCCAAATCACCCTCAGCATAGCGCATTGAGTCCGGCGGGAAAAAAACTTCTTCAGGCGCTTACCGATATCAGGCTGGTAGAAATTGATTATCTGATCGCAACACAAAAGAGTGAAGTAATCAGAAAAAATCTGAATGTGTTTTTTGAGAATATTATCCAGCTATTGGAAGCGGCGGCAGACCATATTTACGAGGATTATTTTAGCCCTACGCAAAACCAATTTGCGTTTTTGAAAACAGCTAAACTTCCTGAGATATGAAATACAAGATCGTACACCATACCATTTATGTGTATGACGCTCCGGCCATTATGTGCCATAATCTGGTGTATCAAAAGCCTATACTGATGGGTTATCAGTCCGTATCTAAGTTTAAATACCATATAGAACCGGAACCGGAATACCTGAGCATACGTAATGACTTTTTTGAAAATGAAGTGATATTTTTCTCAGTGCTCAGAAGTCACTCACGACTGGATGTTGAGGTAAAAAGCCATGTGGAAGTTACCCCACCAGCCTATGCTTCATTGGACTTTAGCCAATCTCTTAACTGGGAAGCCGTTGTGAACTGGTTACATAGTACTAACGCACCGCTGAACGTCAGGCAGTTTTTCATGGAGTCCAATTATGTCAAGTTTATTCCCGGCGTGAGGGAATATGCCATGCTTTCATTCACTCCTGAGCGACCAGTATTGGAAGCAGTAATGGATCTGACTTCTCGCATATTCAGTGATTTTAGCTTTACGTCCGGCTTCACTGATGTCAGCACGCCTCTGGAAGAAGTTTTCAAAGAAAAAAAAGGCGTGTGTCAGGATTTTGCCCATTTTCAGCTGGCCTGTCTCCGGTCGGTAGGTCTGGCTGCCCGCTACATGAGTGGTTATATTGAAACCCTGCCTCCTCCGGGGAAAACCAAAATTAGTAGGTGCGGATGCTTCACATGCCTGGGTAGCGGTATATGTGCCCGACATTGGTTGGGTTGAATTTGATGCTACGAACAAGCTGGTAGTTAAAGATCAGCACATACGTGCAGCGATTGGTAGAGATTTTACCGATATCGTACCGCTTAAAGGGGTGGTGTATAGCGGAGGAAGTCAGCAGATGAATGTGAGCGTAGATGTGAGAAAGGAAGAAGTAGTTTGAGCTTTGATGATTTTTTCTGGAGGCTGTAAACTTTAATGAAATGCAGGCGATCAGGCTTCAAAAAGCGTTAAGCAACAGCTTTTCACAGTTGGCTTAAGTATTTCCTGCCTATTGTAATGATGATACATGGACTGGTTGGTTGACAAGTTGTAGAATGAGATAAATTAACTTTTTCAGGAAGTGTAGTTATAAAATAATAAGCTGATATATTACTATAAAAAGTAAGGTGAATAGAAGTTTTTTCTTAAAGTTTATTATTTTAAGAAAAATCAATCAACTATCAACCAAACCAAATGCCATGAAAAATGCTTACAGGCATTGCTATGTTTTTTTCATAGCTTCAGCCATTCTTTTTGTGAGTTACTCTCACAGTGCAGTCGCACAAGCTAAAAAGGGCAAGTACCATAAAATTGACCCTGCTTTGTTAAACATTAATGATACCGAGGGTTCGGTATCGTCCTCTTCTCCGGCCTTGCAGTTTAGTCCAAAAAGCCAACAGTCACCACCGAGTAATGCCAAAACACTCGCTTCTACTGACGACGCAAAGTCAAAAGAGCTACGCCCGCTCAGTCATAATGTAAAAATGGTTTTGGTGGATGGGCATGTCGCGATTGAAGCCGTTTCTATAGGTAAAACACAGGAGTTATTATCGGAGCTGAAAAGCCTGGGTATCAAAAATGAATCCTCTTTCGGGAGCATGGTCTCTGGCCTATTACCAGTAGATAAAGTGGAGCAGTTGCAGGGCTTGAAATATTTGCGTTTTGCCCGCCCTACCTATCTTAAAACTAATATTGGGGCCACTACCTCTCAGGGAGATCAGGTGATGTTTTCTGACCTCGCCAAAAGCAAATACAAAATCACTGGTGAGGGAAATAAAATTGGTGTATTGTCTGACAGCTATAATACATTGGGTGGCGCCGAGGCAGGCATCCAAAGTGGCGATCTGCCGGGTGAGAATAATCCTAATGGATATTTTCATCCTGTTCAGGTATTAGAGGATTTATTACCGGGTGAAGGTATAGATGAAGGCAGAGCGATGATGGAAATTATCCATGACGTAGCCCCTGGTGCTGAGCTAGCATTTCATACCGCCTTTTTGGGCCAGGCAAGTTTTGCTCAGGGCATAGTGGATCTAGCGGATGAAGGCTCTGATATCATTGTAGATGATGTGTTTTATTTTGCCGAGCCCTTTTTTCAGGATGGTATTATTACGCAGGCTGTAGATATCGTATCAGATAGAAACGTATCTTATTTTTCGTCAGCAGGTAACTCTGGCAGAGATTCTTATGAGGCGGAATTCAGGCCGGTAACTGATGAAATTGTGCTTCCCCTTCAAATCGGAGAAGATGTATTTCCATCAACTTATGTGTTCCACGACTTTGATCCGGGGCCAGGCGAAGATATTTTCCAGGAGATAGCTTTTGACCCGGGTTCAAACTCATTCACCATAGCTATGCAATGGGATGAGCCCTTCGCTTCCGTTTGTGAAGGATGTCCAGGTTCAAGTTCAGACCTGGACGTTTTCATTGCTTTAGAGGAAGATACTGAAACTATTTTGTATGATTTTTCCTCTTTCTTTGGAAATCTGGATGGCGACCCTATAGAATTTACCTCATTTGGTTTCAATAATAGCGAACCGATAAGCCTGTATCTTTTGATAGGGAAGTGGGTAGATGGTGAAGCAGGTGAGGCTCCAGACCCGAATATCATTAAATATATAAGCTTTGATGGCGGAACTATCATGGATGACCCTACCTTCTCATCTACCTGCGTGGGACACTCCAATGGTGAGAATACAGTGGCAGTGGGAGCGTCTTTCTTCTTCAACAACCCGTTGTATTTTTCTGATATTGACCGACCCATTATCAACAGCTATTCTGCTTTTGGAGGTACACCTATACTTTTTAACACTAAAGGAGAACGTATTGAGGCTCAAGTAAGAAATAATCCTGACATAACGGGGCCGGATGCAGGCAATACAACCTTTTTTTTTCCCGGTTTATTCATTGGCTTTGAAGTACCAGGCACTACAGAGCCCGATGAGTTTCCTCAGTTTGCAGGTACTTCTGCCTCTGCGCCCCATGTAGCCGCAGTGGCTGCTCTGATGAACGATATTAATGGAGAACGTCTGCATAATACTGACATCAATAAGGTATTGATGCAAACCGCTACGGACATGGATGACCCCTTCACTCCAGAATTTGATGAAGGATATGATTTTAAGACAGGTGCCGGTTTTGTGAATGCCAGAAAAGCTATTGCCAGTGTAGCACCTTTGCCATCAGTAGTGTCATTTACCCTGATCAACGTAACTACCGAGGAGGAAATAGGTGAGTTGGGCGATCGCATTGAGCTTTCCCAGATAGAAGGGGGCATGTTTAACATCCGTGCTGATGTCATTGATGGTAAATCCTCCGCCAGAAGCGTGTTATTTGAATTGAGTGGTGACGAAATGATGGATCAGATAGAAAATATTGAACCTTATGCCCTTTATGGTGACGATAAGCATGGAGATTACTACGAAGGTAGCTTACCCATTGGTCAGTATACACTGAAGGCAACACCTTTTACCGAAAGCAAGGCGGAAGGTATGGAAGGGTACGATCTTAGCGTGTCTTTTGAGGTTACCCTATCTCCTGTAGCCAGCTTCACTTTATTTGATGCTGATACGGATCAGCCGGTAGAAGAATTAGAAGATGGTACGGTGATTAACTTACTGACCACACCTAATCTCAGTATTGTTGCCAATCCTGAATTTGAAGACTTTAACGGTAGTATTGTTTTTTACCTGAATGGTGAACTTGTACATACAGAAAACTATGCACCTTACGCCATAGGTGGAGATAATAAGGGAGATTTAGCCTCTTTTGATATTGAGCCGGGTGAGTATACATTAACCGCAATGACTTTTACTGAGAAGGATGGCGGGGGTATGCAGGGAAGCTCTACCTCTGTTGAATTTAAAGTAGTGGAAGAGTTGGAGGTAACAGCTCTCGTATTGGTAGACAGTGACCTTGACCAGGACCTGATCGCATTGAAGGATGGTATGATAGTACCTTTAGATGTTTCCCCGAATGTTAATATTAAGGCGGAGGTCAATTCAAGCATGGTAAATAGTGTAGAGTTTAGGGTGAATGGTGAGGTCTTTAATGTCGATAATGATGCCCCTTTCGCATTAGGTGAAGAAGAGGGGGGGGATTATAAGGCGCTTGATTTACCACCCGGTGAATATACGATTACCGCTGTTCCCTTTGGCCGGGAAGGGGCCTTGGGTAGTATAGGCATAGCCCATACTGTATTTATTGAACTGGAGAATAATTTTGCAGTAACAGACTTTGAACTCTGGGATGCGCGTAATGATGTAAGCCTTGGCACCTTGGAGTCAGGAGCCTTACTTGATTTAGCCACATTGCCTGCCCTTAGTATTGAAGCCTTGGTGGATGATCCTGAGGATGTAGGAAGTGTTGAGTTTATTTTGAATGATGAAAGAGTGGCTATTGAAAATTACGCTCCCTATGCCATCGGTGGAAATGACGATAATGACTATAGACCCTATCCGTTCAAAGTAGGAACATACATACTCACTGCTATTCCATACAGTGCTATGGGGCTTAAAGGTATACAGGGCGATTCTCTGACCATCTTCTTTGAAGTCATAGACAGTGAGGAAGACGTATCTACCGAGAATCTGCGACTCGTGGCTTATCCCAATCCGGTAGCTTCAGAACTCAATCTAAGCATAGAGCACCCGAGCGCACGCCTGTCATACTATGCTATTCTGGATAATCTGGGAAGAACACTAAGTGAAAATTATGTGGACCAGCTCAGTACTGTAAATATTGATGTACAACCTTATCAGTCTAAGTTAGGAAGTGCAAAGCTATTTTATGTAAAAGTGATTACAGACCGGGGAACAGTCAGGACATTCCCTATCAAAAGGGAGTAAGAAAAGTATTAGCAAGCGATATGTAAAAGGGAGAGTTACGATTGGTAATTTTCCCTTTTTTTATTAGAGATGAGCTAAAGAATTTCTAAAATGTGAGTCCCTATGGATTAGTGTACAGGATACAAGTTTTCCAGCTCTTCCTGTGTAAATAAGCGGGAACGGATGATAAACCGTACGCCCATAGGAATTTCCAGAGAGAAGCTGGAGCCTCTGCCCTTAGTAACATCAACGGTGAGTTGGGTATGCTTCCAGTATTCAAACTGATCACGAGAGATGAAGAATTTGCAGCCATATATATCGCCCAGATAGATATCACTATCTCCGGTTTTAAATTCATCAGCTTGATAACACATCGGAGAAGACCCATCACAGCAGCCACCACTCTGGTGAAACATCAGATCTCCATTTACTGCTCTAAGCTCGTCTATTACCTCTTTGGCTTTATCACTTACCAATACCCGGGGTACATATTCCTGTTTCTTTTCAGTGATCGTTTGGGACATGATTGTATGGGTTTAATGTATAATGCTGTTGTTTCCTTCCAGAACTTTAATAGTAAAACAGTAAATCAAGCCTAATGTTAGGCCTGACTTACTGAGTGAATCAATCGGTTATACAAATACTTGAGATAGGATCATTTGTCTAGAAAAAACCTTTAGGGTTTTTGTCGTAAGAAACCAGCATATTTTTGTTCTGACGATAATGATCCAGCATCATCTTATGATTTTCACGACCTATGCCTGATTTCTTATAACCTCCAAAAGGCGCATGAGCAGGGTAGTCATGGTAGCAGTTGACCCAAACACGCCCTGCCTTGATCTGCCGGGATACTTTGAAAGCTTCGTGCATATCACGTGACCATACGCCAGCGCCTAAGCCGTAAAGTGTTTCATTGGCTATCTGAATGGCATCAGCCTCATCTTTGAAGGTAGTGACAGAGCAGACCGGGCCAAAAATCTCTTCCTGGAATACTCTCATCTTATTGTGCCCTTTGAAGAGTGTAGGCTGAATGTAATAACCTTCTGCGTAATCCCCACTCATTTTATAGGCTTCGCCACCAGCCAGTACTTCAGCTCCTTCTTCTTTGCCGATGCTCATGTAAGAAAGAATTTTCTCATACTGATCATTAGAAGCCTGGGCTCCCATCATGGTTTCAGTATCCAGCGGATTACCCATCTTGATATCCTTGGTACGAGCAATCACTCTTTCTATAAATGGCTCGTAAATAGATTCTTCTATAAGAATTCTGGACGGGCAGGTACACACTTCACCCTGGTTAAGGGCAAACATCACAGCCCCTTCTATACATTTGTTCAAGAACTCATCGTCTTTATCCATAATACTTTTGAAGAACACATTGGGGGATTTTCCACCAAGTTCCAAAGTAACAGGTATGATGTTTTCCGATGCATACTGCATGATCAAACGACCGGTAGTAGTTTCTCCTGTAAAGGCAACTTTGTTGATACGGGGCGAAGAGGCCAGGGGCTTACCCGCTTCAGGGCCGAAACCGTTAACGATATTCAGCACACCCGGAGGAACTACATCTTTAATCAGTTCCATCAGCATGATGATGCCGGCGGGAGTTTGTTCAGCAGGTTTTACGATGGTACAGTTACCCGCCGCCAAGGCAGGAGCGATTTTCCACGCTGCCATCAGCAGGGGAAAGTTCCAGGGGATGATCTGCCCAACAACACCTAGTGGCTCATTTACATTGTAAGAAACAGTATTAGCATCTAGTTCAGCCAGCGAGCCTTCTTCCGCGCGGATTACACCCGCAAAATAGCGATAATGGTCAATGGCAAGAGGAAGGTCAGCCGCCAGGGTCTCTCGTATAGCCTTACCGTTATCCCAGGTTTCCACAGCCGCCAACATCTCCATATTCTCTTCCATGATGTCGGCGATCTTGTTCAGCACCTTGCTCCTTTCTGTGGCCGAAGAATTGTTCCAGGAATCTTTGGCAGCATGCGCAGCATCAAGGGCCAATTCTATATCTTCTTTGGTAGAACGCGCAATCTTTGTAAATGGCTTTCCATCTACCGGTGAGATATTCTCAAAGTAATTTCCCTTGACAGGAGGTACAAACTTACCTCCGATGAAGTTGTCGTACATCTCCTTGAACTTAGGCTTATTGTGTATCATTTTATCAATATTTTTTGTTGTAAATATCAATTCAATAATAGCTATTCTCGTTTTTAATTAATATTGACAATCTATCAAAAAGTAGCTATTTTGTATCAAGCCTATCCTAAATGTATTTTTTATGAGCGATCAACTTTTGGAGCAGATCAAACCTGAGCAGATTATTGAAAACCGAAAGGTTTATAGTGGTGAGCAGGCTGAGTTGTGTGTTTACGAGACATATCAGGAAGCCGAGTTGGTGAACTTCGGACGCCTGGATAATCCTGTACTTTTGTTTATGCTGAATGGGAAAAAGGTAATCCATGAAAGTGAGCAAAAGCAGCATCATGTCTTTGACTTCACTCCCGGTGAATCTTTGGTGATGGCTCCTCAGGAGTTGGTACAGATAGATTTTCCCGATGCCAGTCCCGATCATCCCACCCGCTGTCTTACCCTTGAGATAGGCAAAACACTCATTAGCGATACTCTGAGTCAGCTGCAGGAAGAACTAAGCCATGGGGTCCAAGATGAAGTCTTTACTCAGGATTCTCTACAGTATGAAAGCGTCACAGATGCCAGAATTAACAATGCAATACACCGCATATGTAGTTACTACACTCAGACTTTAGACAGCACTTCTCGCAAACTGCTGATCAGCCATACCCTGCAAGAACTTATCATATTGATGATGCAAACCAAAGCAAGGCATATCCTGCTCAGCAAAAAAAGTAATGAAATGCCACGCATGCAGCATGTGGTGGATTACATCATGAAACACTTAGAAAAGGATTTGAGTGTGGAAGAACTGGCGGAGAAAGCCTGTATGAGCAAACCTACTTTTTATCGTTACTTCAAAAAAGTATTAGGCTTATCCCCTGTGGAGTTTGTCAACCGTAAGCGGATGCAGATCGCCAAACAATTGCTGTTACAGGAAGATAAAGCGGTAAGTGATGTCTGCTATGCGGTGGGCTACAACAGCACTTCGCACTTCATCCGGTCCTTTAAGAAACAATATGGCTGTACGCCCAAGCAGTACCAAAAATCTTATTTTTAGATAAACATCTGCCTCTTTTCATCGCTTTGGTTTTATATTAGCATTCCATTAACCAAAGCAAATTCATGTCAAAGGAATCAAATGCTGAAACAGATATATTAATCATTGGCGCAGGGCTTTCCGGACTTACTGCCGCCAATTATCTCAAGCGCTATGGTTATCATGTGAAAATCCTGGAGGCAGATGATAGGGTAGGGGGACGTGTCAGGACCGATCAGCTTGAGGGCTTTTTGATGGATCGGGGGTTTCAGGTCTTTCTTACTGCTTATCCTGAGGCCAAAGCAATGCTGGATTATGATGCACTAGACCTGAAGTCCTTTATGCCCGGGGCTATGATCTTTAAGCATAAGAAAGCTTTTGAAGTTGCGGATCCTTTACGTGAACCGTCTTTGGCCCTCAAATCTTTATTTTCAAGCGTAGGCACGCTGGGAGATAAGTTCAAGATCCTTTCACTGGCACAAAGGCTGAAGAAGATGAGTGTGGAAGAGATCTTTGTGCAGCCTGAGATGAGCACGCTGGCCGTCATACAGGAGTATGGCTTCAGTGAAAAGATTTTACGTTATTTCTTTCAACCTTTTATGGCGGGTATCTTTCTGGAAGATGGGCTGACTACCTCAAGAAGAGCGTTTGATTTTGTATTCAAAATGTTTACCGAAGGTGATGCCACAGTGCCTGCGCAGGGTATGGAAATGATCCCCAAACAGTTGGCCGCTAAACTGGGTGAAGAAAACATTCTTTGTAAGCAGAAAGTAACGGATATCAGCGGTAATCAGGTGACGACTGAGTCAGGGCAGATATTTTCTGCCAGGACAATTCTTCTGGCTACCGACCCTCTTGGCTATGTGAATAAATTCCTGGAAAAGAAGGAGGTCATCAACAAGTACCATAGTACCACCAATCTGTACTTCAGCGCTGACAAGCCACCCATATCCAGGCCAATATTGGCTTTGAATGCTGCAGGCGATAAGCTGGTCAATAATGTCTGTGTGATGAGCCAGGTAGCGCCTACCTATGCCCCTGAAGGACAACATCTTATTTCAGTTTCTATCAACGGTTATCAGAAAGCTTCTGAGGAAGAGCTGATACTTAACATAAAAGATGAACTGTCAGACTGGTTTGGTAGTGAACAAACCGAAAGCTGGAATCACCTGCGAACCTATAAAGTAAAGTATGCCTTGCCCAATCAGGATAGTGTGACCCACGAGGTTGATGCTGAACAGCTCAAACTCAAAGATGGACTCTATACAGCCGGTGATTATCTGCTCAACGGTTCAATCAATGCTGCTATGCGCTCCGGTCGTATCGCTGCCGACGTAATTCGTGAGGATATGATTGCAGGTGGGTAGTAAAAACCCAACTCACCCAAAGTCTGTGTCTCACCTAAAGTATATACGCAACTGGCTTCAGTCTGATACTGAGGCTTTTGCAATGATGTCAAGTCTGAGAATTGACATTATAATTTACGCTTCAGTGACACACTGAAGCGAGGATTGTCTCTCAGACCCAAACTTAGCGATGACAAATAACAGCTTAGAGAGTAGCTGCTATGTCTCCCCATTGGTTTTGTACTTCAAAAGGATTATGCAGCTTCTGAGAGCGAC
Proteins encoded:
- a CDS encoding aldehyde dehydrogenase family protein, with amino-acid sequence MIHNKPKFKEMYDNFIGGKFVPPVKGNYFENISPVDGKPFTKIARSTKEDIELALDAAHAAKDSWNNSSATERSKVLNKIADIMEENMEMLAAVETWDNGKAIRETLAADLPLAIDHYRYFAGVIRAEEGSLAELDANTVSYNVNEPLGVVGQIIPWNFPLLMAAWKIAPALAAGNCTIVKPAEQTPAGIIMLMELIKDVVPPGVLNIVNGFGPEAGKPLASSPRINKVAFTGETTTGRLIMQYASENIIPVTLELGGKSPNVFFKSIMDKDDEFLNKCIEGAVMFALNQGEVCTCPSRILIEESIYEPFIERVIARTKDIKMGNPLDTETMMGAQASNDQYEKILSYMSIGKEEGAEVLAGGEAYKMSGDYAEGYYIQPTLFKGHNKMRVFQEEIFGPVCSVTTFKDEADAIQIANETLYGLGAGVWSRDMHEAFKVSRQIKAGRVWVNCYHDYPAHAPFGGYKKSGIGRENHKMMLDHYRQNKNMLVSYDKNPKGFF
- a CDS encoding circularly permuted type 2 ATP-grasp protein yields the protein MIETYNTQQQDLGQFYDELIGPNGQVRPQWEKIAASFYTLGPAQLKQKAAEVAQLLRENGVTYNTYGDPDGMNRPWNLDPIPMVFSTQEWEFIERGIKQRATLLNLILKDLYGPKKLIQEGFLPLELIYRHGGFLRQVDKPDEDKDLLINYAVDLARGPEGKLWVLHDRTDTPSGIGYALENRAAMTRVFPALVRDNKVQKITPYFQVFKNTLSTLSSGGGENPRIVLLSSGPAYRTYFEHAYLSSFLGFTLALGADLTMSNGNIWLKTLDGLKKVDVLLRRVNDIYCDPLEFDASSTIGIVGLMEAVRQGKVAVANPLGTRILENPAIMAYLPQICRHLLGEDLLIPSVSTWWCGQEDARQHVFDNMHQLIIKNVYRDERNAPYIGAELSEEEALKLKKEISQNPCLYVAQNMVNFSTTPTLIHGNLEARNAVLRSFAVRDTANEEYVVMPGGLARSSSKKGVFVLSRQSGGISKDVWVVGSKVPEKITVSTNHDVRQQEVLLPSRTGEHLFWMGRYLERSLSTIRLFRIILKKFNESDNEQSVEKDDTLSTLLTTLTTLTGTQPGFNEHKTLVNPEKELIDVASNPKRVGSLSQSLELFLSNGYSVRDRLSLDTWRILDKISFLDRKLKKDDVNLGSIYHRLDDLIVHLMAFNGLNLDNMTREPSWRLLNIGRAIETSIRTSLMLQNTLTIKSDEEKEKAIMELVLMANESLVTYRYQYRSTLELSAVLRLLITEERNPKSIAYQIASIEEHLANMPNHPQHSALSPAGKKLLQALTDIRLVEIDYLIATQKSEVIRKNLNVFFENIIQLLEAAADHIYEDYFSPTQNQFAFLKTAKLPEI
- a CDS encoding DUF779 domain-containing protein, with the protein product MSQTITEKKQEYVPRVLVSDKAKEVIDELRAVNGDLMFHQSGGCCDGSSPMCYQADEFKTGDSDIYLGDIYGCKFFISRDQFEYWKHTQLTVDVTKGRGSSFSLEIPMGVRFIIRSRLFTQEELENLYPVH
- a CDS encoding transglutaminase family protein, whose product is MKYKIVHHTIYVYDAPAIMCHNLVYQKPILMGYQSVSKFKYHIEPEPEYLSIRNDFFENEVIFFSVLRSHSRLDVEVKSHVEVTPPAYASLDFSQSLNWEAVVNWLHSTNAPLNVRQFFMESNYVKFIPGVREYAMLSFTPERPVLEAVMDLTSRIFSDFSFTSGFTDVSTPLEEVFKEKKGVCQDFAHFQLACLRSVGLAARYMSGYIETLPPPGKTKISRCGCFTCLGSGICARHWLG
- a CDS encoding AraC family transcriptional regulator produces the protein MSDQLLEQIKPEQIIENRKVYSGEQAELCVYETYQEAELVNFGRLDNPVLLFMLNGKKVIHESEQKQHHVFDFTPGESLVMAPQELVQIDFPDASPDHPTRCLTLEIGKTLISDTLSQLQEELSHGVQDEVFTQDSLQYESVTDARINNAIHRICSYYTQTLDSTSRKLLISHTLQELIILMMQTKARHILLSKKSNEMPRMQHVVDYIMKHLEKDLSVEELAEKACMSKPTFYRYFKKVLGLSPVEFVNRKRMQIAKQLLLQEDKAVSDVCYAVGYNSTSHFIRSFKKQYGCTPKQYQKSYF
- a CDS encoding S8 family serine peptidase; the encoded protein is MKNAYRHCYVFFIASAILFVSYSHSAVAQAKKGKYHKIDPALLNINDTEGSVSSSSPALQFSPKSQQSPPSNAKTLASTDDAKSKELRPLSHNVKMVLVDGHVAIEAVSIGKTQELLSELKSLGIKNESSFGSMVSGLLPVDKVEQLQGLKYLRFARPTYLKTNIGATTSQGDQVMFSDLAKSKYKITGEGNKIGVLSDSYNTLGGAEAGIQSGDLPGENNPNGYFHPVQVLEDLLPGEGIDEGRAMMEIIHDVAPGAELAFHTAFLGQASFAQGIVDLADEGSDIIVDDVFYFAEPFFQDGIITQAVDIVSDRNVSYFSSAGNSGRDSYEAEFRPVTDEIVLPLQIGEDVFPSTYVFHDFDPGPGEDIFQEIAFDPGSNSFTIAMQWDEPFASVCEGCPGSSSDLDVFIALEEDTETILYDFSSFFGNLDGDPIEFTSFGFNNSEPISLYLLIGKWVDGEAGEAPDPNIIKYISFDGGTIMDDPTFSSTCVGHSNGENTVAVGASFFFNNPLYFSDIDRPIINSYSAFGGTPILFNTKGERIEAQVRNNPDITGPDAGNTTFFFPGLFIGFEVPGTTEPDEFPQFAGTSASAPHVAAVAALMNDINGERLHNTDINKVLMQTATDMDDPFTPEFDEGYDFKTGAGFVNARKAIASVAPLPSVVSFTLINVTTEEEIGELGDRIELSQIEGGMFNIRADVIDGKSSARSVLFELSGDEMMDQIENIEPYALYGDDKHGDYYEGSLPIGQYTLKATPFTESKAEGMEGYDLSVSFEVTLSPVASFTLFDADTDQPVEELEDGTVINLLTTPNLSIVANPEFEDFNGSIVFYLNGELVHTENYAPYAIGGDNKGDLASFDIEPGEYTLTAMTFTEKDGGGMQGSSTSVEFKVVEELEVTALVLVDSDLDQDLIALKDGMIVPLDVSPNVNIKAEVNSSMVNSVEFRVNGEVFNVDNDAPFALGEEEGGDYKALDLPPGEYTITAVPFGREGALGSIGIAHTVFIELENNFAVTDFELWDARNDVSLGTLESGALLDLATLPALSIEALVDDPEDVGSVEFILNDERVAIENYAPYAIGGNDDNDYRPYPFKVGTYILTAIPYSAMGLKGIQGDSLTIFFEVIDSEEDVSTENLRLVAYPNPVASELNLSIEHPSARLSYYAILDNLGRTLSENYVDQLSTVNIDVQPYQSKLGSAKLFYVKVITDRGTVRTFPIKRE